A part of Miscanthus floridulus cultivar M001 chromosome 6, ASM1932011v1, whole genome shotgun sequence genomic DNA contains:
- the LOC136461537 gene encoding putative CBL-interacting protein kinase 13, which yields MVRTMVGKGGSNGSGGGGGRESKKPALLLGRYEVGKLLGQGNFAKVYHARNVRTGEEVAIKVMEKEKIFKSGLMAHIKREIAVLRRVRHPHIVQLYEVMATKLRIYFVMEYVRGGELFARVARGRLREADARCYFQQLVSSVAFCHARGVYHRDIKPENLLLDDAGDLKVSDFGLSAVADQMRHDGLFHTFCGTPAYVAPEVLSRRGYAAAKADLWSCGVVLFVLAAGYLPFQDRNLMAMYRKIHRGEFRCPKWFSPELTRLLRRVLDTNPQRRATADEIMDDEWFKVGFRRFSFRIEDDRSFTCFDLDDDGVDASTSPPEPDTPRADAAPRKPRKGSAAGLTSCASAPSLLQLESRSGLGGSSRRRSSLNAFDIISFSRGFDLSGLFEDGEGGGVPEQPPHPAPARFVSAAPVEQILATLEGAASAAGMVVRERDDGSISMEGTREGEHGALAVAAEIYELTPELLVVEVRRKSGGAAEYEEFFRAQLKPSLRDLVCDEPTLLQSGESSRSL from the coding sequence ATGGTGAGGACGATGGTAGGCAAGGGAGGAAGcaatggcagcggcggcggcggtgggcggGAGTCCAAGAAGCCGGCGCTCCTCCTGGGGCGGTACGAGGTGGGGAAGCTGCTGGGGCAGGGCAACTTCGCCAAGGTGTACCACGCGCGCAACGTGCGCACGGGCGAggaggtggccatcaaggtgatggAGAAGGAGAAGATCTTCAAGTCCGGTCTGATGGCGCACATCAAGCGCGAGATCGCCGTGCTCCGGCGGGTTCGCCACCCGCACATCGTGCAGCTCTACGAGGTGATGGCCACCAAGCTGCGCATCTACTTCGTGATGGAGTACGTGCGCGGCGGCGAGCTGTTCGCGCGCGTTGCGCGGGGCCGGCTCCGGGAGGCCGACGCCCGGTGctacttccagcagctggtgtcCTCCGTCGCCTTCTGCCACGCGCGCGGGGTGTACCACCGGGACATCAAGCCCGAGAACCTCCTCCTCGACGACGCCGGCGACCTCAAGGTCTCCGACTTCGGCCTCTCCGCGGTGGCCGACCAGATGCGCCACGACGGGCTGTTCCACACCTTCTGCGGCACCCCGGCCTACGTCGCGCCGGAGGTGCTCTCCCGCCGCGGCTACGCCGCCGCCAAGGCCGACCTCTGGTCCTGCGGCGTCGTGCTCTTCGTGCTCGCCGCCGGATACCTCCCGTTCCAGGACCGCAACCTCATGGCCATGTACCGCAAGATCCACAGGGGCGAGTTCCGCTGCCCCAAATGGTTCTCGCCGGAGCTCACCCGCCTCCTGCGCCGCGTCCTCGACACCAACCCGCAGCGCCGCGCCACCGCCGACGAGATCATGGACGACGAGTGGTTCAAGGTCGGCTTCCGCCGCTTCTCCTTCCGTATCGAGGACGACCGCTCCTTCACCTGCTTCGACctggacgacgacggcgtcgacgCGTCCACCTCGCCGCCCGAGCCCGACACGCCACGGGCGGACGCCGCTCCCAGGAAGCCGAGAAAGGGTAGTGCCGCCGGGCTGACGTCGTGCGCGTCGGCGCCGTCGCTGCTGCAGCTGGAATCGCGCAGCGGGCTCGGCGGGAGCAGCCGGCGGCGGTCGAGCCTGAACGCGTTCGACATAATCTCGTTCTCGAGGGGGTTCGACCTCTCGGGCCTGTTCGAGGACGGCGAAGGGGGCGGTGTCCCGGAGCAGCCGCCGCACCCGGCGCCGGCGCGGTTCGTGTCGGCGGCTCCCGTGGAGCAGATCCTGGCCACGCTGGAGGGAGCCGCGTCGGCGGCCGGCATGGTGGTGCGCGAGAGGGACGACGGGTCGATCAGCATGGAGGGGACGCGGGAGGGCGAGCACGGCGCGCTGGCCGTGGCCGCCGAGATCTACGAGCTCACGCCGGAGCTGCTGGTGGTGGAGGTTCGCCGCAAGTCCGGCGGCGCCGCCGAGTATGAGGAGTTCTTCCGCGCGCAGCTGAAGCCCAGCCTGCGCGACCTCGTCTGCGACGAGCCGACACTGCTTCAGTCCGGCGAGAGCTCTCGGAGCCTATGA
- the LOC136461538 gene encoding CBL-interacting protein kinase 5-like encodes MEKKPTILMNRYELGRMLGQGTFAKVYHGRNLASSQSVAIKVIDKEKVLRVGMIDQIKREISVMRLVRHPNVVQLHEVMASKSKIYFAMEYVRGGELFTRVARGRLKEDSARRYFHQLIGAVDFCHSRGVYHRDLKPENLLVDEHGNLKVSDFGLSALKECQKQDGLLHTTCGTPAYVAPEIINKKGYDGAKADIWSCGVILFVLLAGYLPFHDANLMEMYRRISRGDVKYPQWFSSDLRQFMSKLLDPNPNTRITIEKLVEHPWFKKGYKPAVMLAQPHGSNSLKDVQVAFSTADNEGGSKVEQPAGSSLKPTSLNAFDIISHSRGFDLSGLFEVDQEQKASNSRFMTQKPASAIVSKLEQIAETERFMVKKQDGLVKLQGSKEGRKGQLAIDAEIFEVTPAFYVVEVKKSAGDTLEYERFCNKGLRPSLNDICWSSQSEEKPTPSVVQSSPLKPSS; translated from the coding sequence ATGGAGAAGAAGCCGACCATCCTCATGAACAGGTACGAGCTCGGGCGCATGCTCGGGCAGGGCACCTTCGCCAAGGTGTACCATGGCCGGAACCTCGCGTCCAGCCAGAGCGTGGCCATCAAGGTCATCGACAAGGAGAAGGTGCTGCGCGTCGGCATGATCGACCAGATCAAGCGGGAGATCTCCGTGATGCGCCTCGTCCGCCACCCCAACGTCGTGCAGCTGCACGAGGTGATGGCCAGCAAGAGCAAGATATACTTCGCCATGGAGTACGTCCGGGGCGGCGAGCTCTTCACCCGCGTCGCCCGGGGCCGGCTCAAGGAGGACAGCGCAAGGAGGTACTTCCACCAGCTCATCGGCGCCGTCGACTTCTGCCACAGCCGCGGCGTCTACCACCGGGACCTCAAGCCGGAGAACCTCCTCGTCGACGAGCACGGCAACCTCAAGGTCTCCGACTTCGGCCTCAGCGCCCTCAAGGAGTGCCAGAAGCAGGACGGGCTGCTGCACACCACCTGCGGCACGCCTGCGTACGTTGCGCCGGAGATCATCAACAAGAAGGGCTACGACGGAGCCAAGGCCGACATCTGGTCCTGCGGCGTCATCCTCTTCGTCCTTCTCGCCGGCTACCTCCCATTCCATGACGCCAATCTCATGGAGATGTACCGCAGGATCAGCAGGGGTGACGTCAAGTACCCGCAGTGGTTCTCCTCTGATCTGCGGCAGTTCATGTCCAAGCTCCTCGATCCGAACCCAAACACCAGGATCACCATCGAGAAGCTGGTCGAGCACCCGTGGTTCAAGAAGGGGTACAAGCCGGCTGTCATGCTGGCACAGCCgcatggctccaacagcctcaaGGATGTTCAGGTTGCCTTCAGCACCGCCGACAATGAAGGCGGCAGCAAGGTGGAACAGCCGGCGGGCAGCTCCTTGAAGCCGACGAGCCTGAACGCGTTCGACATCATCTCCCACTCCAGAGGATTTGATCTGTCAGGCCTGTTCGAGGTGGACCAAGAGCAGAAGGCCAGCAACTCACGGTTCATGACCCAGAAGCCGGCGTCAGCGATAGTGTCAAAGCTGGAGCAGATTGCTGAGACAGAGCGCTTCATGGTGAAGAAACAGGACGGCCTGGTGAAGCTGCAGGGGTCCAAAGAAGGGAGGAAGGGGCAGCTTGCGATCGACGCCGAGATCTTCGAGGTGACACCGGCCTTTTATGTCGTCGAGGTGAAGAAGTCGGCAGGCGACACGTTGGAGTACGAGAGGTTCTGCAACAAGGGCCTAAGACCTTCACTCAATGACATCTGCTGGAGCAGCCAATCAGAGGAGAAGCCGACTCCTTCAGTGGTTCAGTCATCACCATTGAAGCCATCCTCTTAG
- the LOC136457440 gene encoding glutathione gamma-glutamylcysteinyltransferase 1-like isoform X1, which produces MAASAPSLYRRALPSPPAVDFTSPDGKRLFSEALEGGTMEGFFGLASCFKTQSEPAFCGLASLAVVLNALAIDPGPAGAAPWRWFDESMLDCCEPLDAVKARGITFGKVACLAHCAGAKVQPFRAHQVTIDDLRRHLVRCASSTDCHLIASYNRRHFKQTGTGHFSPIGGYHAGQDMALILDVARFKYPPHWVPLPLLWEAMNTTDESTGLLRGFMLVSRHSADPSSLYTVSCRDESWKSMAKYCVEDLPNLLKTENLYNVPTLLSHLIGTLPANAGSFIKWVVEVRRKEEGGQCLSKEEKERLLVKENVLQQVRDTRLFMIVHDLQCASIQCGNCSPSSEDPVTRIAASVCCQGAAMLSRNLASSDGFCCSETCFECVPANGDRPKTAISDFVVSEGNEPGVDMLLPMSHHSWSSYNSSTRDEIIKYPSSADVLTVLLLALHPGTWSGIIDERLKAEFQTLVSTDDLPDVLKREILHLRRQLYYLKACKVEEYEDPVPPSP; this is translated from the exons ATGGCGGCGTCGGCGCCGTCCCTGTACCGGCGGGCGCTCCCGTCGCCGCCGGCGGTGGACTTCACCTCGCCGGACGGCAAGCGCCTCTTCTCGGAGGCCCTGGAGGGCGGCACCAtggagggcttcttcggcctcgccTCCTGCTTCAAGACGCAGTCGGAGCCGGCCTTCTGcggcctcgcctccctcgccgtcGTCCTCAACGCGCTCGCCATCGACCCGGGCCCGGCGGGGGCGGCGCCCTGGCGGTGGTTCGACGAGTCCATGCTCGACTGCTGCGAGCCCCTCGACGCGGTCAAGGCCAGGGGCATCACCTTCGGCAAGGTCGCCTGCCTCGCGCACTGCGCCGGCGCTAAGGTCCAGCCCTTCCGCGCTCACCAGGTCACCATCGATGACCTCCGACGCCACCTCGTCCGCTGCGCCTCCTCGACGGACTGCCATCTCATCGCTTCCTACAACAGGAGGCATTTCAAACAG ACCGGAACCGGGCATTTCTCCCCAATCGGTGGCTACCACGCTGGACAGGATATGGCGCTCATCTTAGATGTCGCCCGCTTCAAATACCCACCTCATTGGGTTCCACTGCCACTTCTTTGGGAAGCTATGAACACGACGGATGAATCAACTGGACTTCTCAGGGG GTTCATGCTTGTGTCAAGGCACAGTGCAGATCCTTCATCGCTTTACACAGTG AGTTGCAGAGATGAAAGCTGGAAAAGCATGGCAAAATATTGCGTCGAAGATTTACCTAATCTTTTGAAGACCGAGAATCTTTACAATGTTCCAACACTTTTGTCCCATTTGATTGGTACTCTTCCAGCTAATGCTGGATCTTTTATCAAATGGGTTGTTGAAGTTAGGAGAAAAGAGGAAGGTGGGCAATGCttaagcaaagaggagaaagaaaggcTTTTAGTGAAG GAAAATGTATTACAGCAAGTACGTGATACCAGGCTATTTATGATTGTCCATGACCTGCAATGTGCTAGTATCCAATGCGGTAATTGTTCACCATCAAGTGAAGATCCTGTTACTAGGATTGCAGCCTCTGTGTGCTGTCAAGGAGCAGCAATGCTTTCAAGGAACCTTGCATCAAGTGACGGTTTCTGCTGCAGTGAAACATGTTTCGAATGTGTTCCAGCTAATGGTGATCGGCCTAAGACTGCTATCTCAGACTTTGTGGTATCTGAAGGCAATGAACCCGGTGTTGATATGCTTTTACCAATGTCCCATCACAGCTGGAGTTCATACAATTCAAGCACGAGAGATGAAATCATCAAATATCCTTCAAGCGCAGATGTTTTAACTGTTCTGCTGCTGGCTTTGCATCCTGGCACATGGTCAGGCATCATAGATGAGAGGCTGAAAGCTGAATTTCAGACCCTTGTTTCAACAGATGATCTACCTGATGTTCTTAAAAGGGAG ATACTGCATCTAAGGCGGCAACTCTACTATCTAAAGGCTTGTAAAGTCGAGGAATATGAGGATCCTGTACCACCATCCCCTTAG
- the LOC136457440 gene encoding glutathione gamma-glutamylcysteinyltransferase 1-like isoform X2 — translation MAASAPSLYRRALPSPPAVDFTSPDGKRLFSEALEGGTMEGFFGLASCFKTQSEPAFCGLASLAVVLNALAIDPGPAGAAPWRWFDESMLDCCEPLDAVKARGITFGKVACLAHCAGAKVQPFRAHQVTIDDLRRHLVRCASSTDCHLIASYNRRHFKQTGTGHFSPIGGYHAGQDMALILDVARFKYPPHWVPLPLLWEAMNTTDESTGLLRGFMLVSRHSADPSSLYTVSCRDESWKSMAKYCVEDLPNLLKTENLYNVPTLLSHLIGTLPANAGSFIKWVVEVRRKEEGGQCLSKEEKERLLVKENVLQQVRDTRLFMIVHDLQCASIQCGNCSPSSEDPVTRIAASVCCQGAAMLSRNLASSDGFCCSETCFECVPANGDRPKTAISDFVVSEGNEPGVDMLLPMSHHSWSSYNSSTRDEIIKYPSSADVLTVLLLALHPGTWSGIIDERLKAEFQTLVSTDDLPDVLKREISRESI, via the exons ATGGCGGCGTCGGCGCCGTCCCTGTACCGGCGGGCGCTCCCGTCGCCGCCGGCGGTGGACTTCACCTCGCCGGACGGCAAGCGCCTCTTCTCGGAGGCCCTGGAGGGCGGCACCAtggagggcttcttcggcctcgccTCCTGCTTCAAGACGCAGTCGGAGCCGGCCTTCTGcggcctcgcctccctcgccgtcGTCCTCAACGCGCTCGCCATCGACCCGGGCCCGGCGGGGGCGGCGCCCTGGCGGTGGTTCGACGAGTCCATGCTCGACTGCTGCGAGCCCCTCGACGCGGTCAAGGCCAGGGGCATCACCTTCGGCAAGGTCGCCTGCCTCGCGCACTGCGCCGGCGCTAAGGTCCAGCCCTTCCGCGCTCACCAGGTCACCATCGATGACCTCCGACGCCACCTCGTCCGCTGCGCCTCCTCGACGGACTGCCATCTCATCGCTTCCTACAACAGGAGGCATTTCAAACAG ACCGGAACCGGGCATTTCTCCCCAATCGGTGGCTACCACGCTGGACAGGATATGGCGCTCATCTTAGATGTCGCCCGCTTCAAATACCCACCTCATTGGGTTCCACTGCCACTTCTTTGGGAAGCTATGAACACGACGGATGAATCAACTGGACTTCTCAGGGG GTTCATGCTTGTGTCAAGGCACAGTGCAGATCCTTCATCGCTTTACACAGTG AGTTGCAGAGATGAAAGCTGGAAAAGCATGGCAAAATATTGCGTCGAAGATTTACCTAATCTTTTGAAGACCGAGAATCTTTACAATGTTCCAACACTTTTGTCCCATTTGATTGGTACTCTTCCAGCTAATGCTGGATCTTTTATCAAATGGGTTGTTGAAGTTAGGAGAAAAGAGGAAGGTGGGCAATGCttaagcaaagaggagaaagaaaggcTTTTAGTGAAG GAAAATGTATTACAGCAAGTACGTGATACCAGGCTATTTATGATTGTCCATGACCTGCAATGTGCTAGTATCCAATGCGGTAATTGTTCACCATCAAGTGAAGATCCTGTTACTAGGATTGCAGCCTCTGTGTGCTGTCAAGGAGCAGCAATGCTTTCAAGGAACCTTGCATCAAGTGACGGTTTCTGCTGCAGTGAAACATGTTTCGAATGTGTTCCAGCTAATGGTGATCGGCCTAAGACTGCTATCTCAGACTTTGTGGTATCTGAAGGCAATGAACCCGGTGTTGATATGCTTTTACCAATGTCCCATCACAGCTGGAGTTCATACAATTCAAGCACGAGAGATGAAATCATCAAATATCCTTCAAGCGCAGATGTTTTAACTGTTCTGCTGCTGGCTTTGCATCCTGGCACATGGTCAGGCATCATAGATGAGAGGCTGAAAGCTGAATTTCAGACCCTTGTTTCAACAGATGATCTACCTGATGTTCTTAAAAGGGAG ATTAGCAGGGAGAGTATCTAG
- the LOC136457441 gene encoding glutathione gamma-glutamylcysteinyltransferase 1-like: MAAAVASLYRRVLPSPPAVDFASPEGKRLFAEALAAGTMEGFFPLVSVFQTQSEPAFCGLASLAVVLNALAIDPGRRWKGPWRWFDESMLDCCEPLDKVKAQGITFGKVGCLAHCSGADVQSFRANRVTIHDLRRHLIRCVSSQDCHLIASYHRKAFQQTGTGHFSPIGGYHAGQDMALILDVARFKYPPHWVPLQLLWEAMNTTDDSTGLLRGFMLISRQTAAPSSLYTVSCRDENWKSMAQYCVEDLPNLLKAENLDNVPALLSRLIESLPADAESLIKWVVEVRIKEEGGPSLSKEEKERLFLKENVLQQVRDTRLFAIVHDQQYANKPCCNCSSPSEEDSLTRIAAVVCCQGAAMLSGNLVPRDAFCCKETCMKCVQANGDGLKTVISGSVVSEGSEQGVDMLLPMSSPGASSCNSNLKNNVIKYPSSVDVLTVLLLALHPNTWLGIKDEKLKAEFQTLISTDSLPDDLKREILHLRRQLYYLKACKEEGCEDAEQPSPKQQS; encoded by the exons ATGGCGGCGGCCGTGGCGTCGCTGTACAGGCGGGTCCTCCCGTCGCCGCCGGCGGTGGACTTCGCTTCGCCGGAGGGTAAGCGCCTCTTCGCCGAGGCCCTGGCGGCGGGCACCATGGAGGGCTTCTTCCCCCTGGTCTCCGTCTTCCAGACGCAGTCGGAGCCGGCCTTCTGCGGCCTCGCCTCCCTCGCGGTCGTCCTCAACGCGCTCGCCATCGACCCGGGCCGCCGCTGGAAGGGTCCCTGGCGGTGGTTCGACGAGTCCATGCTCGACTGCTGCGAGCCCCTCGACAAGGTCAAGGCCCAGGGCATCACCTTCGGCAAGGTCGGCTGCCTCGCGCACTGCTCCGGCGCCGACGTCCAATCCTTCCGCGCTAACCGGGTCACCATCCACGACCTACGGCGGCATCTCATCCGATGCGTCTCCTCCCAGGACTGCCATCTTATTGCTTCCTACCACAGGAAGGCTTTCCAACAG ACTGGAACTGGGCATTTCTCCCCAATCGGTGGCTACCATGCCGGACAGGATATGGCGCTCATCTTGGATGTCGCCCGTTTCAAATATCCTCCACATTGGGTTCCATTGCAACTTCTTTGGGAAGCCATGAATACAACTGATGACTCAACTGGACTTCTCAGAGG GTTCATGCTTATATCGAGACAGACTGCAGCTCCTTCATCATTGTACACAGTG AGTTGCAGAGATGAAAACTGGAAAAGCATGGCACAGTATTGTGTTGAAGATTTACCAAATCTTTTGAAGGCAGAAAATCTAGACAATGTTCCAGCGCTTTTGTCCCGTTTAATTGAGTCTCTTCCAGCTGATGCTGAATCTTTGATCAAATGGGTTGTAGAAGTTAGGATAAAAGAGGAGGGTGGACCAAGCttaagcaaagaggagaaagaaagacTTTTCTTGAAG GAAAATGTACTACAGCAAGTTCGTGATACCAGGCTATTTGCCATAGTCCATGATCAGCAGTATGCTAATAAACCATGTTGTAATTGCTCATCGCCGAGCGAAGAAGATTCCCTTACTAGGATTGCAGCAGTTGTTTGCTGTCAGGGAGCTGCAATGCTATCAGGAAACCTTGTGCCAAGAGATGCCTTCTGCTGCAAAGAAACATGTATGAAATGTGTACAAGCGAATGGTGATGGGCTTAAGACTGTTATCTCAGGCTCCGTGGTATCTGAAGGCAGTGAACAAGGTGTTGATATGCTTTTACCAATGTCTTCACCTGGTGCCAGTTCATGCAATTCAAACTTGAAGAACAATGTCATTAAATATCCATCAAGTGTGGATGTTCTAACTGTTCTTTTGCTGGCTTTACATCCCAACACGTGGTTGGGCATCAAAGATGAGAAGCTGAAAGCTGAATTTCAGACTCTTATTTCAACAGACAGTCTACCTGATGATCTGAAACGAGAG ATATTGCATCTAAGGCGGCAACTCTATTATCTAAAGGCCTGTAAAGAAGAGGGATGTGAAGATGCCGAGCAGCCATCGCCTAAGCAGCAGTCCTGA